From the Prosthecobacter dejongeii genome, one window contains:
- a CDS encoding PDDEXK nuclease domain-containing protein produces the protein MKKSRETTLNLSTDYQQLVTDLKSRIVGARLSSARHVNRELVTLYWDIGRGIVEKQKELNWGESVVEMVAADLRDAFPDMSGFSPRNVWDMKRLYEAYTSPDFLSQVVKETSRKSQRPILRQPVAELSQPSNRAQAVAKFEPTEEIVFLRQLVAEIPWGHNLLILNKLTATAARLWYLRATASFGWSRNVLLNQIKAGAYERAVTEKKTHNFDLALPEHFAEQAEEMLKSSYNLEFLGLHHAVRERELEDRLISRLQAFLLELGYGFCFVGRQHRLVLGKKEYFIDLLFYHRFLKSLVAFELKLGPFEPEFAGKMDFYLNLLNDTERAPGDQPSIGIILCAEKDDVEVEYALRTKANPIGVAAYTLQSKLPGEFKGRLPTAKQLADLVRLEMEGGK, from the coding sequence ATGAAAAAGTCTCGCGAGACCACTCTGAATCTCAGCACAGATTATCAGCAGTTAGTGACCGATCTGAAGTCACGCATCGTTGGCGCACGACTGTCTTCGGCCCGACACGTCAACCGTGAGCTGGTCACGCTTTATTGGGACATCGGGCGTGGCATTGTGGAGAAGCAAAAAGAACTCAACTGGGGCGAGTCCGTGGTCGAAATGGTCGCGGCTGATCTGCGGGATGCGTTCCCTGACATGAGTGGGTTCTCCCCTCGAAACGTCTGGGACATGAAGCGACTCTACGAGGCATATACCTCGCCTGACTTTCTCTCACAGGTTGTGAAAGAAACGTCGCGAAAATCACAGCGGCCAATTCTGCGACAGCCTGTCGCAGAATTGTCGCAGCCCTCAAATCGGGCACAAGCTGTGGCCAAATTCGAGCCCACCGAGGAGATTGTATTTCTGCGACAGCTTGTCGCAGAAATTCCTTGGGGTCATAATCTATTGATCCTCAACAAGCTCACCGCAACCGCAGCCCGTCTTTGGTATCTGCGAGCCACGGCCAGCTTTGGGTGGTCGCGGAACGTGCTCTTAAACCAGATCAAGGCCGGAGCCTACGAGCGGGCCGTCACGGAGAAAAAGACGCACAACTTCGACCTCGCGCTGCCGGAGCACTTCGCCGAGCAGGCGGAGGAGATGCTCAAAAGCTCCTACAACCTCGAGTTCCTCGGCCTGCACCATGCAGTGAGAGAGCGCGAACTCGAAGACCGCCTCATCAGCCGCTTGCAGGCCTTCCTTCTGGAACTCGGCTATGGCTTCTGCTTTGTGGGACGGCAGCATCGGCTGGTGCTTGGGAAGAAGGAATATTTCATCGACCTGCTGTTCTACCATCGCTTCCTCAAGTCCCTCGTCGCCTTCGAGTTGAAGCTCGGCCCCTTCGAGCCGGAGTTCGCGGGCAAAATGGACTTCTACCTGAACCTCCTCAACGACACCGAACGCGCCCCCGGCGATCAACCCTCCATCGGCATCATTCTCTGCGCGGAGAAGGACGACGTGGAGGTCGAGTATGCCCTCCGCACCAAAGCCAATCCCATCGGCGTCGCCGCCTACACCTTGCAATCCAAGCTGCCGGGCGAGTTCAAGGGCAGACTGCCGACGGCAAAACAACTGGCGGATCTTGTGAGGTTGGAGATGGAGGGTGGTAAGTGA
- a CDS encoding metallophosphoesterase family protein encodes MPARSVIASFLLKFTAAFHAMPITLPALSRRQWIKGSLAAALAPTWAAAAEKNTAAESWVLFSDTHIATDPKAEARGVIMGDNLTRCANQVLKLGSKPYGIFVNGDCAYLSGQASDYDTFVSLIQPLREAGLAVHCTLGNHDDRKNFTAAMTSVQDPRPVEGKHVGVFSSATMNWVLLDTLDQVNQTPGVLGDLQLGWLDRTLASIPAKPTVVMAHHNPQQPLSEEGQKPTGMMDSDAMFQVLGKHKKVKAFVYGHTHNWSQSRHEATGIQLINLPPVAYTFGADRPNGWVIAYATPEKLIFQLRALNPAHEQHKQQVEILWGT; translated from the coding sequence TTGCCAGCAAGGTCTGTCATCGCTAGCTTTTTGCTGAAATTCACCGCTGCCTTCCACGCCATGCCCATCACCCTACCTGCCCTCAGTCGTCGTCAATGGATCAAAGGCAGTCTGGCCGCCGCCCTAGCCCCGACCTGGGCAGCCGCAGCTGAAAAAAATACGGCAGCCGAGTCCTGGGTGCTGTTTTCAGACACCCACATCGCCACCGATCCCAAGGCCGAAGCGCGCGGTGTGATCATGGGGGACAACCTGACCCGCTGTGCCAACCAAGTGCTGAAGCTGGGCAGCAAACCTTATGGCATCTTCGTCAATGGCGACTGCGCCTACCTCAGCGGCCAAGCCTCCGACTACGATACCTTCGTCAGCCTCATCCAGCCCCTGCGCGAGGCGGGGCTGGCCGTGCACTGCACCCTGGGCAATCACGATGACCGCAAAAACTTCACCGCCGCCATGACCAGCGTGCAGGACCCCAGACCTGTGGAGGGGAAGCACGTCGGCGTTTTTTCCAGTGCCACCATGAACTGGGTGCTGCTGGATACGCTGGATCAGGTCAATCAAACCCCCGGTGTGCTGGGAGATCTACAGCTCGGCTGGCTGGACCGCACCCTCGCCAGCATACCTGCCAAACCCACCGTCGTCATGGCGCATCACAATCCCCAACAGCCACTCAGTGAGGAAGGCCAAAAGCCTACTGGCATGATGGACAGCGACGCCATGTTCCAGGTGCTAGGAAAGCACAAAAAGGTGAAGGCCTTTGTCTATGGCCACACGCACAACTGGTCCCAGTCCCGCCACGAAGCCACCGGCATCCAACTCATCAACCTGCCGCCCGTGGCCTACACCTTTGGGGCCGATCGCCCCAACGGCTGGGTGATCGCCTATGCCACTCCAGAAAAACTCATCTTCCAACTCCGCGCCCTCAATCCCGCGCACGAGCAGCACAAACAGCAGGTGGAGATTCTTTGGGGCACCTAA
- a CDS encoding ATP-binding protein: protein MRPSPHHEEPGLPFWQRWTGLSEIWVGADLSSRLLLLLRWLAVLGQGLTLAMAEKFGVEIPWGPCGIALGITLISNVILAWWHRQMPGQHLGGGFFHVLLGDAATLTFLLYWTGGLTNPFAIFYLVQLTLAAVALRSSAAISLGLLMGSAAAVLLIHHQPLRLQQGGPLSPSIQVYGQFTALFLAGAFVLVMLVAIRRRSHRLQMERQKLRQELESRERFLSVAALATGFAHELATPIGTLALAAAEMQTHPDAETAALMVKEAARCQEVLQRLRTLGQEALGQSSTPCEIGHIISTTLADLPPTQRQRITLPLPEDSRHAQVACAGLREALLVLLRNALLSSADDLPVGLNVRLSDEYVAFVVEDRGPGFTTEMLAHWGEPFRSTRAAGEGMGLGLFFVRRLAASMQGSAMVENRPEGGARVTLSLPRLLHSGPASP from the coding sequence ATGCGCCCCAGCCCCCACCACGAAGAACCCGGACTGCCCTTTTGGCAGCGATGGACGGGGCTGAGTGAGATTTGGGTGGGGGCAGATCTCTCCTCACGGCTGCTTCTCCTCCTGCGCTGGCTTGCCGTTTTGGGCCAGGGACTGACCCTCGCCATGGCGGAAAAATTTGGAGTGGAGATTCCCTGGGGGCCTTGTGGCATCGCCCTGGGGATCACCCTGATTAGCAATGTCATCCTGGCATGGTGGCATCGGCAAATGCCGGGGCAGCACCTGGGCGGCGGCTTTTTTCATGTGCTGCTGGGGGACGCCGCCACCCTCACCTTCCTCCTCTACTGGACTGGCGGCCTAACCAATCCTTTCGCCATTTTCTACCTCGTTCAGCTCACACTCGCCGCCGTAGCTTTGCGCAGCTCCGCCGCCATCAGCCTGGGGCTGCTCATGGGCAGCGCCGCCGCCGTTTTGTTGATCCATCATCAGCCGCTGCGTTTGCAGCAGGGAGGTCCGCTTTCCCCCTCCATACAGGTTTATGGGCAGTTCACTGCGCTGTTCCTGGCTGGTGCCTTTGTCTTGGTCATGCTCGTGGCCATTCGCAGGCGTTCGCATCGGCTGCAAATGGAGCGTCAAAAGCTGCGCCAGGAGCTGGAGTCAAGAGAGCGCTTCCTCTCCGTGGCCGCCCTTGCCACGGGCTTTGCTCATGAGCTGGCCACCCCCATCGGCACCCTGGCCCTCGCCGCAGCGGAAATGCAGACGCATCCCGATGCGGAAACCGCCGCGCTGATGGTGAAGGAAGCCGCCCGCTGCCAGGAGGTACTGCAACGCCTGCGCACCCTGGGCCAGGAAGCTTTAGGCCAATCCAGCACACCCTGCGAGATCGGCCATATCATCAGCACCACGCTTGCCGATCTGCCTCCCACCCAGCGCCAGCGGATCACTTTGCCCCTGCCAGAAGACAGTCGCCACGCCCAGGTGGCCTGTGCAGGTTTGCGGGAAGCCCTGCTGGTGCTGCTGCGCAATGCCCTCCTGTCCTCCGCCGATGATCTACCTGTGGGCCTGAATGTGCGGCTCAGTGATGAGTACGTCGCCTTCGTCGTCGAGGATCGTGGCCCCGGCTTCACTACCGAGATGCTGGCGCACTGGGGCGAGCCCTTTCGCAGCACGCGGGCCGCAGGAGAGGGCATGGGTCTGGGGCTGTTCTTTGTCCGCCGGCTCGCCGCCTCCATGCAGGGCAGTGCGATGGTGGAAAATCGTCCTGAGGGTGGAGCCCGTGTCACGCTTTCCCTGCCCCGACTTTTACACTCTGGACCCGCCTCGCCATGA
- a CDS encoding cytochrome c, whose amino-acid sequence MDFPSYYLDHVAGGRLIIGLIASLHVLINHPLAVGAYPILTFMEWWAHKHGRKDVDELAYKITFIVFIVTTTVGAMTGVGIWLSTSLFAPFAIGSLLRVFFWGWFIEWLVFISEVVLIMGWFLSWKKADTTEKKKKHIRIGLALSIMSWLTMALIVAVLGFMMKPGEWSQTRAFWDAMTNPLYLPQLGFRTFFALMTGAVFVWFASFFFTRDRDRSKPQGQRLRKWLVYRLSHVVLVSLVMTLLFGNWYWHNVPEVMKANSAVALLSQQFMGWHSKFASLLGWTLGAFLVIAIAGLSFSSLVPRWALLIPSFMGIWLLGHFERAREFMRKPWVIGDYLYSNAVHKDELAFLQSEGLLKHATYVKHREVTEANQVECGQDIFMLACSRCHSTTGLNGVIEKFGLMYGDDKAWDSSGMLTFIQGMHQTRTFMPPFPGNEKEAQALVAYIQHLRTTREPLQGAQTIGIDAAPLPATADNHVTQQ is encoded by the coding sequence ATGGACTTTCCTTCCTACTATCTGGACCACGTGGCGGGTGGGCGGCTGATCATCGGCCTCATCGCCAGTCTGCATGTGCTGATCAATCACCCTCTGGCCGTGGGGGCCTACCCCATCCTCACCTTCATGGAGTGGTGGGCGCATAAGCATGGGCGCAAGGACGTGGATGAGTTGGCCTACAAGATCACCTTCATCGTTTTCATCGTCACAACGACCGTGGGGGCCATGACGGGCGTGGGCATCTGGCTTTCCACCTCACTGTTTGCGCCCTTTGCCATCGGCAGCCTGCTGCGCGTCTTCTTTTGGGGCTGGTTCATTGAGTGGCTGGTTTTCATCTCCGAAGTGGTGCTCATTATGGGGTGGTTCCTCAGTTGGAAAAAGGCGGACACAACGGAAAAGAAGAAAAAGCACATCCGCATCGGCCTGGCGCTAAGCATCATGTCCTGGCTCACGATGGCCCTCATCGTGGCCGTGCTGGGCTTCATGATGAAGCCGGGTGAGTGGAGCCAGACGCGCGCCTTTTGGGATGCGATGACGAATCCCCTGTATCTGCCACAGCTCGGCTTTCGCACCTTCTTTGCGCTGATGACCGGGGCCGTGTTTGTGTGGTTCGCCTCGTTCTTTTTCACACGGGACCGCGATCGCTCCAAGCCTCAGGGCCAGCGCCTGAGGAAATGGCTGGTCTATCGTCTCTCCCACGTCGTGTTGGTGAGTCTGGTCATGACCCTGCTGTTCGGGAACTGGTACTGGCACAATGTGCCGGAGGTGATGAAAGCGAACAGTGCCGTGGCCCTGCTGTCGCAGCAGTTCATGGGCTGGCATTCGAAATTCGCCAGTTTGTTAGGCTGGACGCTAGGGGCCTTCCTGGTCATCGCCATTGCCGGGCTGTCGTTTTCCTCCCTCGTGCCGCGCTGGGCCCTGCTCATCCCCAGCTTCATGGGCATCTGGCTGCTGGGGCACTTTGAAAGGGCGCGCGAGTTCATGCGCAAGCCCTGGGTCATCGGCGACTACCTTTACTCCAATGCCGTGCACAAGGATGAACTGGCCTTTCTGCAAAGCGAAGGCCTGCTGAAACATGCCACCTATGTGAAGCATCGCGAGGTGACGGAGGCGAACCAAGTCGAGTGCGGGCAGGACATCTTCATGCTGGCCTGCTCCCGCTGCCACAGCACCACGGGCCTGAATGGCGTCATTGAAAAATTCGGCCTCATGTATGGCGATGACAAGGCCTGGGACAGCAGCGGCATGCTCACCTTCATCCAGGGCATGCACCAGACGCGGACCTTCATGCCCCCCTTCCCCGGCAATGAAAAGGAGGCTCAGGCACTGGTCGCCTACATCCAGCACCTGCGGACCACCCGCGAGCCCCTTCAGGGGGCCCAGACCATCGGCATCGATGCAGCGCCCTTGCCCGCCACCGCAGACAATCATGTGACTCAACAATGA
- a CDS encoding formate--tetrahydrofolate ligase: protein MAHEISAVARSLGISDDHLSFFGRDKAKVSLKALENPKHQGKLILVSAITPTPAGEGKTTMSIGLAQGLKKIGQSVALALRQPSMGPVFGRKGGATGGGKSTVQPAESINLHFTGDFHAITSAHNLLSSVIDNQLFNQQTRLRPEGVLWKRVMDVNDRALRSIQTGVGKANERSSGFDITAASEVMAILCLSESLADLRERLDRIVIGFTPEGEPVFAKECHITGALLALLRDALQPNLVQSVEGVPAFLHGGPFANIAHGCNSVLATRMALAHADYAVTEAGFAFDLGGEKFMHIKCRQSGLRPEAIVLVATVRALKMHGGVELDSLTQPDPTALSRGLENLAAHLDSAVQFGRPVIVAINKFTNDSAEEIALVHDFCHARGIPCATADVFGQGGDGAIELAHKVLASLPAESKPMPFLYEAHAPVEEKLHAIATRVYGAAGVTLTEAAKEKLALFTRNHFGHLPLCMAKTQNSLSDDAKKLGRPRGFTITVRDFEIAHGAGFLVALTGTMMRMPALPKVPAAERIQVSEDGVIRGI, encoded by the coding sequence ATGGCCCACGAAATCTCTGCAGTTGCTCGCTCTCTTGGAATCTCGGATGACCATCTTTCCTTCTTTGGCCGGGATAAGGCCAAAGTCTCCCTGAAGGCGCTCGAGAACCCGAAACATCAGGGCAAGCTCATCCTCGTTTCCGCCATTACGCCCACTCCGGCAGGCGAGGGCAAGACGACGATGTCCATCGGCCTGGCGCAGGGGCTGAAAAAGATCGGCCAGAGTGTCGCCCTAGCGCTGCGGCAGCCCTCCATGGGCCCGGTGTTTGGCCGCAAGGGCGGGGCGACGGGTGGCGGCAAAAGCACGGTGCAGCCTGCCGAGTCCATCAACCTGCATTTCACCGGAGATTTCCATGCCATCACCAGCGCGCACAACCTGCTGTCCTCGGTGATTGATAACCAACTTTTCAACCAGCAGACTCGCCTGCGCCCTGAGGGCGTGCTATGGAAACGGGTGATGGATGTGAACGACCGCGCCCTGCGCAGCATCCAGACAGGCGTGGGCAAGGCCAACGAGCGCAGCAGTGGCTTTGACATCACGGCAGCGTCGGAAGTCATGGCCATCCTGTGCCTGTCTGAATCCCTGGCGGATCTGCGCGAGCGCCTGGACCGCATCGTCATCGGCTTCACACCAGAAGGGGAGCCTGTCTTTGCCAAAGAGTGCCACATCACCGGCGCACTCCTGGCGCTGCTGCGGGATGCCCTGCAGCCGAATCTGGTGCAGTCGGTGGAAGGCGTGCCCGCTTTTCTCCACGGCGGGCCGTTTGCCAACATCGCCCACGGTTGCAATTCCGTGCTGGCCACACGCATGGCCCTGGCCCATGCCGATTACGCAGTGACGGAGGCGGGCTTCGCCTTTGATCTAGGCGGCGAAAAATTCATGCACATCAAATGCCGCCAGTCCGGTCTGCGGCCTGAGGCCATCGTCCTGGTGGCCACCGTGCGGGCCCTGAAGATGCATGGCGGCGTGGAGCTGGACAGCCTCACCCAGCCGGATCCTACGGCCCTTTCTCGGGGTCTGGAAAACCTAGCTGCCCATCTGGACAGTGCCGTTCAGTTTGGCCGCCCGGTCATCGTCGCTATCAACAAATTCACCAATGACAGCGCGGAGGAGATCGCCCTCGTGCATGATTTCTGCCACGCACGCGGCATTCCCTGCGCCACCGCAGACGTCTTTGGTCAGGGCGGCGACGGCGCCATCGAACTGGCACACAAGGTCCTCGCCTCACTGCCTGCGGAGTCCAAACCGATGCCCTTCCTCTACGAAGCCCACGCGCCGGTGGAGGAGAAGCTGCACGCCATCGCTACCCGGGTGTACGGTGCCGCTGGCGTGACCCTGACCGAGGCGGCCAAGGAAAAGCTGGCGCTCTTTACCCGCAACCACTTTGGCCACCTGCCCCTGTGCATGGCCAAGACCCAGAACTCCCTCTCCGACGATGCCAAGAAACTGGGCCGCCCGCGCGGCTTCACCATCACCGTGCGTGACTTCGAAATCGCCCACGGAGCCGGTTTTCTCGTCGCCCTCACCGGTACCATGATGCGCATGCCCGCCCTGCCGAAAGTCCCTGCGGCGGAGCGCATCCAGGTCAGCGAAGACGGCGTGATTCGGGGGATTTGA
- a CDS encoding sugar phosphate nucleotidyltransferase has translation MQKAFVLGAGLGERLRPLTAQLPKPLIPVFHQPLITYAFDHLRAAGVRSFVVNTHHIPEAYAEAFPTGQHAGLPIAFRNESPVRLETAGGIANVRDLLNEEPFIVYNGDILTDLPLQPLLKEHQDKGNLVTLVLRSHGPALHLSYDEKTGLVTDIRNKLGTGSEGEYLFTGIYACQPEIHEWLTPGKVESVIPIFLRMIQEGARLGAVVIDDGQWWDLGSRAAYLEAHQALHQLGTAPAPAIHPTAQVSPEATLRGLHVIGPGAVVEAGAVLEDCILWPGAVVASGANLKQCIVRSGIRAEGSHAGTDL, from the coding sequence GTGCAAAAAGCTTTCGTACTCGGTGCAGGTCTGGGTGAGCGGTTGCGTCCTCTCACGGCGCAATTGCCCAAGCCGCTCATTCCGGTCTTCCATCAGCCGCTCATCACCTATGCCTTCGATCACCTGCGGGCTGCCGGGGTGCGGAGCTTTGTGGTGAACACGCACCACATCCCCGAAGCCTATGCAGAAGCTTTCCCCACGGGGCAGCATGCAGGGCTGCCGATCGCCTTTCGCAACGAGAGCCCGGTGCGTCTGGAAACAGCGGGTGGCATCGCCAATGTCCGCGACCTGCTAAATGAGGAGCCCTTCATCGTTTACAATGGCGATATCCTCACGGACCTGCCTTTGCAGCCGCTGCTGAAGGAGCATCAGGACAAGGGCAATCTGGTGACGCTGGTGCTGCGCAGCCATGGCCCGGCACTGCACCTTTCCTATGATGAAAAAACGGGGCTGGTGACGGACATCCGCAACAAGTTAGGCACAGGCAGTGAAGGCGAATACCTTTTCACCGGCATCTATGCCTGCCAGCCGGAGATTCATGAGTGGCTGACACCCGGCAAGGTGGAGTCCGTGATCCCCATCTTCCTACGCATGATCCAGGAAGGCGCACGACTTGGCGCGGTGGTCATTGATGACGGCCAGTGGTGGGATCTCGGCAGCCGGGCGGCGTATCTGGAGGCGCACCAGGCCCTGCATCAGCTTGGCACGGCCCCGGCACCCGCCATCCATCCCACCGCGCAGGTTTCACCCGAGGCGACCCTTCGTGGGCTGCATGTCATCGGGCCAGGGGCCGTGGTGGAAGCGGGTGCTGTGCTGGAGGACTGCATCCTCTGGCCGGGGGCCGTGGTGGCGAGTGGGGCGAATTTAAAGCAGTGCATCGTCCGCAGCGGCATCCGGGCCGAGGGCTCCCACGCGGGCACGGATCTCTGA
- a CDS encoding c-type cytochrome: MIPSFLLANTPIPRDLPLPLPLPEGLLKTLLVLFFLIHILFVNLMVGGSVLVVVAEWLGRKRRRWDSLAHAIAKTVTVNKSLAVVMGIGPLLCINLVYTMQWYSANALTGHAWLMIVPLVTVAFLLTYLHKYTWDRWAQGPKKTLHHANGIAAMLLFLFIPLIFLANVNLMLFPSEWEKVRGFFSSLRIGNVLPRYLHFMAASIAMTGLFLAGWFGRKSSDLSHLPGFTRPELRRIFYRVTALVTLAQFGFGPLLLFTLPAVGITPQLYAIIFSGAAVGLLTLIVLALELRASDEHIGRHYGWICALFTLVVLGMGSGRHVYREAALHPHQAAIQERTQSYAAALAEFQKAQVGKPAPAEPDANQLFMNCAACHAPNTKLVGPPLTEIAQIYAGNPEGIVTWAMAPGKKRPEMPQMPPFAHLGEASLRKIAELMLEKGKAP, translated from the coding sequence ATGATTCCCTCCTTTTTGTTAGCCAACACCCCCATCCCTCGCGATCTCCCGCTGCCACTGCCCCTGCCCGAAGGTTTGCTCAAGACCCTGCTCGTCCTTTTTTTCCTGATCCACATCCTGTTTGTGAACTTGATGGTGGGCGGCTCCGTCCTCGTGGTGGTGGCAGAATGGCTCGGCCGCAAGCGCCGCCGTTGGGACAGCCTGGCGCACGCGATCGCCAAGACAGTGACCGTGAACAAAAGCCTCGCCGTGGTGATGGGTATCGGCCCACTGCTATGCATCAATCTGGTCTATACGATGCAATGGTACTCCGCCAACGCCCTCACGGGTCATGCCTGGCTGATGATCGTCCCGCTGGTGACGGTGGCCTTTCTGCTGACCTACCTGCACAAGTACACCTGGGATCGCTGGGCGCAGGGACCGAAGAAAACGCTGCACCACGCCAACGGCATTGCTGCCATGCTGCTGTTCCTGTTCATCCCGCTCATCTTCCTGGCCAACGTTAACCTCATGCTCTTCCCAAGCGAATGGGAAAAGGTGCGCGGCTTCTTCTCCAGCTTGCGCATCGGGAATGTGCTGCCGCGTTACCTGCATTTCATGGCCGCCAGCATCGCCATGACAGGGCTGTTTCTCGCGGGTTGGTTTGGCCGCAAGTCCTCGGACCTCAGCCACCTGCCCGGCTTCACTCGCCCGGAGCTCCGACGCATTTTTTACCGCGTGACGGCGCTCGTCACCCTGGCGCAGTTCGGCTTCGGCCCCCTGCTGCTTTTCACCCTGCCTGCTGTGGGCATCACGCCGCAACTCTATGCCATCATCTTTTCCGGTGCCGCTGTGGGGCTGCTGACCCTGATCGTGTTGGCCCTCGAACTCCGAGCCAGTGATGAACACATCGGCCGCCATTACGGGTGGATCTGCGCGCTCTTCACCCTCGTCGTCCTCGGCATGGGCAGTGGCCGCCATGTTTATCGTGAGGCCGCACTGCACCCGCACCAGGCGGCGATTCAAGAACGCACTCAAAGTTATGCTGCCGCCCTGGCTGAATTCCAAAAAGCCCAAGTTGGCAAACCTGCCCCCGCAGAACCGGATGCCAATCAGCTCTTCATGAACTGCGCCGCCTGCCATGCGCCTAACACCAAACTCGTGGGTCCGCCGCTGACGGAGATCGCCCAAATCTACGCGGGCAATCCTGAAGGCATTGTCACCTGGGCCATGGCCCCTGGAAAGAAACGCCCCGAGATGCCGCAGATGCCCCCCTTTGCCCATCTGGGCGAGGCCAGTCTGCGCAAGATCGCCGAGCTGATGCTGGAGAAGGGCAAGGCGCCGTGA
- a CDS encoding heavy-metal-associated domain-containing protein, with product MNLPQTFSLTGLSCGSCVAKITTRLQQHPDIAEVTVTLDPAEARIRTAAPLSDADMVAWLAPLDNGRYQVVKSAVNAAPAALPAKNAQTYRPLIILLAYLLAIIAASAWAQGSFHLGEAMRLFMGGFFIAFSFFKLLDLCGFADAYRSYDLIAKAIPAYGFVYPFMELGLGLAYLANVQPTVVNAVTAVVMGVSLLGVLQAVLSKKTIRCACLGTVFNLPMSTVTIIEDALMVLMAIAALLLPH from the coding sequence ATGAATCTCCCCCAAACCTTTTCCCTCACGGGGCTCTCCTGCGGCAGTTGTGTGGCTAAGATCACCACCCGCCTCCAGCAGCACCCCGACATTGCCGAAGTCACCGTCACCCTTGACCCTGCCGAGGCGCGCATCCGCACCGCCGCCCCCTTGAGCGATGCTGACATGGTTGCCTGGCTGGCCCCTCTGGACAATGGCCGCTACCAGGTGGTGAAGAGTGCGGTCAATGCCGCACCCGCCGCCCTGCCAGCAAAGAATGCCCAGACTTACCGCCCGCTGATCATCCTCTTGGCCTACCTCCTTGCCATCATCGCAGCCAGCGCCTGGGCACAGGGCAGCTTTCACCTGGGGGAGGCCATGCGTCTTTTCATGGGCGGCTTTTTCATCGCCTTCTCCTTTTTCAAACTGCTGGACTTGTGCGGATTTGCCGATGCCTATCGCAGTTATGACCTCATCGCCAAAGCTATCCCGGCTTATGGATTCGTTTATCCATTCATGGAGTTAGGCCTGGGGCTAGCGTATCTGGCCAACGTCCAGCCCACGGTGGTCAATGCCGTGACGGCGGTGGTCATGGGGGTGAGCTTGCTAGGGGTGCTGCAGGCGGTCCTGTCGAAAAAGACCATCCGCTGCGCCTGCCTGGGCACCGTTTTTAACCTGCCCATGTCCACCGTCACCATCATCGAAGATGCCCTCATGGTCCTCATGGCCATCGCCGCCCTGCTGCTACCACATTGA
- a CDS encoding Fic family protein, whose protein sequence is MSPPVFTITPEMLRLIAELEDFKGQWRMIRSLSPEKLTSLRKVATIESVGSSTRIEGSRLTDRQVEDLLGRLHISEFKTRDEQEVAGTLMSWISRVLTTLMLLRAGFAYVPYSSLESIIEASKEGYYRALRRNQTTLQAEKPDWEAWFMFFLRSLVKQKEALAKKIAIEAPHTTNLHPLAKKILTHFADHETLTLSQLVKLTNGKPSTLKLLLKELVQQGYLLPKGQGRGAHYVRNL, encoded by the coding sequence ATGTCGCCCCCTGTCTTTACCATCACCCCCGAGATGCTCCGGCTTATCGCGGAACTGGAAGATTTCAAAGGGCAGTGGCGCATGATCCGCAGCCTTTCACCTGAAAAACTCACGTCGCTGCGCAAGGTCGCCACCATCGAGAGTGTCGGTTCCTCCACCCGCATCGAGGGTTCCAGGCTCACGGACCGCCAGGTTGAGGACCTGCTTGGACGCCTGCACATCTCCGAGTTTAAAACCCGTGATGAGCAGGAGGTCGCAGGTACGCTTATGTCATGGATCTCCCGTGTACTCACCACGCTCATGCTCCTGCGCGCCGGGTTTGCCTACGTGCCATACAGCTCGCTGGAGAGCATCATCGAGGCCTCAAAGGAAGGTTACTACCGCGCCCTCCGCCGCAACCAGACCACCCTTCAAGCGGAAAAGCCCGATTGGGAAGCCTGGTTCATGTTTTTCCTCCGCTCGCTCGTGAAGCAAAAAGAGGCACTCGCGAAGAAGATTGCCATCGAGGCCCCACACACCACCAACCTCCACCCGCTCGCCAAAAAAATCCTCACCCACTTCGCCGACCACGAAACGCTCACTCTCAGCCAGCTCGTCAAGCTCACCAACGGCAAACCCAGCACGCTCAAGCTGCTGTTGAAGGAACTCGTGCAGCAAGGCTACCTTCTTCCGAAAGGTCAAGGGCGTGGGGCGCATTATGTGAGGAACTTGTAG
- a CDS encoding response regulator transcription factor, giving the protein MMTVLLIEDDESFRITLALALRRRGCEVLQAANGSTALETIRSITAPEGIVLDMRLGQENGMSLIAELRRLAPQTRLIVLTGYGSIPNAIEAVRLGADDYLLKPASADQVLAALQGHSTTSPRPAASDLPSLARLEWEHIQRVLSDCHGNISHAAEALGIDRRTLQRKLGKQPPEV; this is encoded by the coding sequence ATGATGACCGTCCTCCTGATCGAAGATGACGAAAGCTTCCGCATCACCCTGGCACTGGCCTTGCGCCGCCGTGGCTGCGAAGTCCTGCAAGCCGCGAATGGATCCACCGCGCTGGAAACCATCCGCTCGATCACAGCACCGGAGGGCATCGTTCTAGATATGCGGTTAGGCCAGGAAAATGGCATGAGCCTCATCGCCGAGCTGCGCCGCCTGGCCCCTCAAACACGCCTCATCGTCCTCACAGGTTACGGCAGCATCCCCAATGCCATCGAAGCCGTGCGCCTGGGTGCCGATGACTACCTGCTGAAGCCTGCCAGTGCGGATCAAGTGCTGGCCGCACTGCAAGGTCACAGCACAACATCCCCACGCCCGGCTGCGAGTGATCTCCCCAGCCTCGCCCGCCTGGAGTGGGAGCACATCCAGCGTGTCCTCAGCGACTGCCATGGCAACATCTCCCACGCTGCCGAAGCTCTCGGCATCGACCGCCGCACCCTCCAGCGCAAGCTGGGCAAGCAGCCGCCGGAGGTGTGA